From a single Sorghum bicolor cultivar BTx623 chromosome 5, Sorghum_bicolor_NCBIv3, whole genome shotgun sequence genomic region:
- the LOC8066700 gene encoding uncharacterized protein LOC8066700: MARTQDSWSKIPTELAGLVLQRLHAHVDRVRFAAVCPQWRSAARQVRLPPPLPLLALKDGDIFYSMPRGEPLHFADCKTKAGFMSTAYGNWLVYRRYCDLLLVDPFSGATMTLPAPSSVHLADEDGGDDSMDGHDSVDEGEDSEDSHDSADEGDDSEDGSAPSRVHLPDENKGDDSMAGHDSADESEDSEDSHDSADEGEDSEDGSAPSRVHLHDENKGDDSMAGHDSADECEDSEGGHDSADEGDDSEDGSVPSSVHLPNKNKGDDSRASHDSTDEGEDSEDSHDSADEGDDSEDGHGSTDKGEDSEGSHDSADEADDSEDGSVSTDGSEMLSMDVKHFEVIKLIVCSPNLIAALFKGSENNRIAVCRPGGSKWSVAWDLSLWITDMAFYQGKLYVVDYQEDLLALDISVDNKTGDPRVSRIGRVIHGFLVFDNELTLLRMLYLVESCGSLLLVRRRIFHKHVHGNGQIHTFAGQCEPDVSIFEADFGRSQWRRLTTLPDDEALFLGPCSRAVCMPQVDSPGNRVWFLDDYKDFHLWNEWPSSLSSGTSSVANPKPFSPLPTISWRGFLANSGAAWIFPAN; this comes from the coding sequence ATGGCGAGGACACAGGATTCATGGTCGAAGATTCCCACGGAGCTCGCAGGCCTCGTTCTCCAGCGCCTTCACGCTCACGTCGACCGCGTCCGCTTCGCAGCCGTGTGCCCCCAGTGGCGCTCCGCTGCTCGGCAGGTCCGGCTGCCCCCTCCACTGCCGCTGCTCGCTCTCAAGGATGGGGACATCTTCTACAGCATGCCCCGGGGTGAGCCGCTCCACTTTGCTGACTGCAAAACCAAAGCAGGCTTCATGTCCACAGCTTATGGTAACTGGCTGGTGTACCGGCGTTATTGCGATTTGCTCTTGGTGGATCCCTTCTCTGGTGCCACCATGACCCTTCCTGCACCATCTAGTGTTCATCTCGCAGACGAAGACGGGGGTGATGATTCCATGGACGGTCATGATTCTGTAGACGAGGGTGAGGATTCTGAGGACAGCCATGATTCTGCAGACGAGGGTGATGATTCTGAGGATGGCTCTGCACCATCTAGGGTTCATCTCCCTGATGAAAACAAGGGTGACGATTCCATGGCCGGTCATGATTCTGCAGACGAGAGTGAGGATTCTGAGGACAGCCATGATTCTGCAGATGAGGGTGAGGATTCTGAGGATGGCTCTGCACCATCTAGGGTTCATCTCCATGACGAAAACAAGGGTGATGATTCCATGGCCGGTCATGATTCTGCAGACGAGTGTGAGGATTCTGAGGGCGGCCATGATTCTGCAGATGAGGGTGATGATTCTGAGGATGGTTCTGTACCGTCCAGCGTTCATCTTCCCAACAAAAACAAAGGTGATGATTCCAGGGCCAGTCATGATTCCACGGACGAGGGTGAGGATTCTGAGGACAGCCATGATTCTGCAGACGAGGGTGATGATTCTGAGGATGGTCATGGTTCCACAGACAAGGGTGAGGATTCTGAGGGCAGCCATGATTCTGCAGATGAGGCCGATGATTCTGAGGATGGTTCTGTTTCCACCGACGGATCAGAGATGCTCTCAATGGACGTGAAACACTTTGAAGTGATCAAACTAATAGTGTGCTCTCCCAACCTCATCGCTGCACTGTTTAAAGGTAGCGAAAACAATCGGATTGCAGTGTGCCGGCCAGGAGGCTCCAAGTGGTCAGTAGCATGGGACCTGTCTTTGTGGATTACAGACATGGCTTTCTACCAAGGGAAGCTCTACGTTGTTGACTATCAGGAGGACCTCTTGGCTCTGGACATCAGCGTGGATAACAAGACGGGTGATCCACGGGTTTCTCGTATTGGAAGGGTGATCCACGGGTTTCTCGTATTTGATAATGAGCTGACTTTGTTGAGGATGCTCTACCTGGTTGAGTCGTGTGGCTCATTGTTGCTGGTGCGTAGAAGGATTTTCCACAAGCATGTTCATGGCAACGGACAGATACACACTTTTGCTGGACAGTGTGAGCCTGATGTTTCGATATTCGAGGCAGACTTTGGGCGATCACAGTGGCGCAGGCTGACGACCCTTCCTGACGATGAGGCACTGTTTCTAGGGCCATGCTCCAGGGCTGTTTGCATGCCTCAGGTTGACTCACCGGGCAATCGCGTGTGGTTCTTGGATGACTACAAGGACTTTCACCTTTGGAATGAGTGGCCTAGCAGCTTGAGTTCTGGCACCAGCAGCGTGGCAAACCCCAAGCCTTTCTCGCCCCTTCCAACGATCTCGTGGAGGGGCTTCCTGGCAAATTCAGGTGCTGCATGGATCTTCCCTGCAAACTGA
- the LOC8074376 gene encoding basic blue protein codes for MGRGMCSAVLVALGFSLLVCSALVSAETHVVGDSKGWGFSVSYDSWSGGKTFAAGDTLVFNYQAGVHNAVAVSASEYRSCKVRSAADAAATASGTARFDLKKGVNYFICGVPGHCAAGMKLRVVAN; via the exons ATGGGAAGAGGCATGTGCAGTGCTGTCCTTGTGGCTCTTGGCTTCAGTCTTCTTGTCTGCTCAGCGCTTGTGTCTGCTGAAACCCATGTTGTTGGAGATTCCAAGGGCTGGGGTTTCTCCGTGTCATACGACAGCTGGTCTGGTGGAAAGACTTTCGCAGCTGGTGACACGCTTG TGTTCAACTACCAGGCCGGCGTGCACAACGCGGTAGCCGTGAGCGCATCAGAGTACCGGAGCTGCAAAGTGCGCagcgcggcggacgcggcggcgacggcgtccGGCACCGCCAGGTTTGACCTCAAGAAAGGCGTCAACTACTTCATCTGCGGCGTCCCCGGCCATTGCGCCGCCGGGATGAAGCTCAGAGTTGTCGCCAACTGA